The Engraulis encrasicolus isolate BLACKSEA-1 chromosome 4, IST_EnEncr_1.0, whole genome shotgun sequence genome includes a window with the following:
- the blm gene encoding recQ-like DNA helicase BLM isoform X2, with protein sequence MPGIPQNNLKEQLERHNNAVQSKLSLAKPKPGSFTFKKKSTSSAFNTEGESQPAKPAPKFNFFAPNPRSKPQAVVLPPNPFAVNKPSPVQATLSLSSALGKDVTEKPTANKLAAQTLPQIANFNNDKPAAPASKSVLQDSFQTDWDDFDDFETPKTTPKSSRTLHAPATSNSQSASPITPVKLFHEGIEKQSDNKRTEASKSFDFKTTNNGCAEPVISRSGSPELPAAFNNLDNEVEFDIPSGQEDCAGAYPDETDLGDSPVKISKKKKPAHRRATVLSDSEGEADFLPEPLDKLKDNGPICIQDTQTDGFNPNVIDIDERSRESRGDLDFIPPSPPPEESSPSLRLSKPSPQSSTSHRESPTNLPGVSRAQFKDNKGPAAKPDDALFSLMETICNLVDSIPEHELIGLSCGTELLLQRAQRKRILASGGLSGPRTSMPDKGISGTPNFKPPFRSSSTFDTPCRKSAMVSPFTEQFKDRASKGAMVSPFAEQFKDSASKGFQFRKSISSVLPIDSSMDYDASVFEGDSSCFIKDVQTPGSSSAAKPRVTETTSRPSSSFSFWTTDDEPNDDFPSRPCSQQSDVQIVDDEEHQDLFYSPRKSSNGAASSAGHRAGTSSSNNNSNNNNKPPPGHANTWADEGADGDDFYIDDFDIDEFEEADLPDYFDEPPPPVASTSRQSSVIREGGPVKSSQARNSFTTPTPTPKPTPAVAPSPKPSKPTSPETNFRNPAHDRFRGFNFPHSAEMMKIFHKRFGLHQFRFNQLEAINATILGQDTFVLMPTGGGKSLCYQLPACISAGVSVVISPLKSLIVDQLQKLTTLGIPATSLSGDKKDGEASRIYMQLSKKDPHLKMLYATPEKISASGRLISALQNLFERGLLARFVIDEAHCVSQWGHDFRPDYKRLNELRQKFPRVPIMALTATATPRVQKDILNQLMMSSPQVFSMSFNRHNLKYTVIPKKPKKVDVDCIEWIQKHFPRGSGIVYCLSRNDCDAMADSLQRAGIAALAYHAGLNDSDREYVQSKWINQDGCQVICATIAFGMGIDKPDVRYVIHASLPKSVEGYYQESGRAGRDGEVSECVLFYSYNDVIRIKRIISMDKDGNRQSKATHFNNLHSMVHFCENIAECRRIQLLAYFGEHKFNSSFCKEHPEVICDNCARPNKYKVRNVTEDVKKIVKFVQVNCEKVSQYGYNRSSGQQSRLTLNMLVDIFIGHKSARVQTGMFGMGAAYTRHNADRLFKKLVLDNVLMEDLYIGQNGQAVAYISAGPKATNVVNGFMQVEFYETENASSIRKQKAAVTKSVSKREEMVSQCHEELLDLCKKLGKIFGIHYYNIFSIQTVKKIAQTLSADPEVLLQIDGVTEDKLEKYGADLIQLLQKYSEWQLPVEDQAESSGWIDTAQGRDEDDEEMDDDEDESSTYFQSGGGGRGRGGAKRKKGGYSRKPKRKRGSYQNQASSAKGGYSNSSWGSAGSSSRGGYRARGRGGSAGGRGASGGRGRGSAPQSAPAAGRRPGFMAMPTPQSAARPFLKPAFSHMP encoded by the exons ATGCCGGGCATTCCACAGAATAATTTGAAAGAACAACTTGAAAGACACAACAATGCTGTTCAGAGCAAGTTATCACTGGCTAAACCAAAACCTGG GTCTTTTACCTTCAAGAAGAAGTCCACATCCTCTGCCTTTAACACGGAAGGGGAATCACAG CCTGCAAAGCCAGCACCCAAATTCAACTTCTTTGCGCCCAACCCGAGAAGCAAGCCTCAAGCAGTCGTGCTTCCACCAAACCCCTTTGCCGTGAACAAACCCTCCCCAGTACAGGCGACTCTCAGCCTTTCCTCGGCTCTGGGTAAAGACGTGACAGAGAAACCAACGGCTAACAAACTTGCAGCACAGACGTTACCTCAGATCGCAAATTTCAACAATGACAAACCTGCTGCGCCAGCAAGCAAATCAGTTTTGCAGGACAGCTTCCAGACGGACTGGGATGACTTTGATGATTTTGAGACGCCAAAGACGACACCAAAATCCAGCAGAACACTACACGCCCCTGCTACAAGCAACTCACAGTCCGCGAGCCCCATTACCCCAGTAAAACTATTTCATGAAGGCATTGAAAAGCAGAGTGACAACAAGAGAACTGAAGCAAGCAAAAGTTTTGATTTCAAAACTACCAACAATGGCTGCGCAGAACCCGTCATCAGCAGAAGTGGTTCTCCAGAGCTTCCTGCAGCCTTCAACAATCTGGACAATGAGGTTGAATTCGACATACCTAGTGGCCAGGAGGATTGCGCTGGCGCATACCCAGATGAAACAGATCTGGGAGACTCCCCTGTGAAGATCTCCAAGAAAAAGAAGCCAGCACACAGAAGAGCAACTGTGCTGAGTGACAGTGAGGGCGAGGCGGATTTCCTTCCAGAGCCATTGGACAAACTGAAAGATAACGGCCCTATATGCATTCAAG ATACCCAAACTGATGGCTTCAATCCAAATGTCATTGACATTGATGAGCGATCAAGGGAGTCGAGGGGAGATCTGGACTTCATACCGCCATCCCCTCCTCCTGAGGAGAGCAGCCCTTCACTCAGGCTGAG CAAACCCAGCCCCCAGAGTTCCACATCTCACAGAGAGTCTCCCACAAATCTCCCAGGAGTCTCTCGTGCCCAGTTCAAAGACAacaaag GGCCTGCTGCTAAACCGGACGATGCCCTCTTCAGTCTGATGGAGACCATATGTAACCTGGTGGACTCTATACCTGAGCACGAACTCATCGGCCTCAGCTGTGGCACCGAGCTCCTCCTGCAGCGAGCCCAGAG GAAAAGAATTCTTGCCAGTGGAGGACTGTCGGGGCCAAGGACGTCCATGCCAGACAAGGGTATTTCCGGTACACCAAATTTTAAGCCGCCGTTCCGGTCTAGTTCTACTTTCGACACACCCTGCCGTAAGTCAGCCATGGTATCACCTTTTACTGAACAGTTTAAGGACCGTGCGAGCAAAGGTGCCATGGTGTCTCCTTTCGCCGAACAGTTCAAGGACAGTGCGAGCAAGGGCTTCCAGTTCCGCAAGTCCATCTCCTCTGTCTTGCCCATAGACTCCTCGATGGACTACGACGCCAGCGTGTTTGAAGGAGACTCCAGCTGTTTCATCAAAGACGTGCAGACGCCTGGCTCCTCGTCTGCTGCTAAGCCCCGTGTCACCGAGACAACCAGCAGGCCTTCCAGCAGCTTCAGCTTCTGGACCACTGATGATGAGCCGAATGATGACTTTCCCTCCAGGCCGTGCTCACAGCAGTCTGATGTTCAGATAGTGGACGATGAGGAGCATCAGGATTTGTTTTATTCACCCAGGAAGTCCTCTAATGGTGCTGCGTCGTCAGCAGGACACAGGGCGGggaccagcagcagcaacaacaacagcaacaacaacaacaaaccgcCGCCAGGCCACGCAAACACGTGGGCGGACGAGGGAGCGGACGGGGACGACTTTTACATTGATGACTTTGACATCGACGAGTTTGAGGAGGCGGATCTCCCTGACTACTTTGATGAACCTCCTCCCCCAGTAGCCAGCACGTCCAGGCAGAGCTCTGTGATCCGAGAGGGCGGCCCTGTCAAGTCCTCGCAGGCCAGGAACTCTTtcaccaccccaaccccaacaccAAAACCCACGCCTGCTGTCGCTCCTTCTCCAAAACCCTCCAAGCCCACCTCCCCAG AGACCAATTTCCGCAACCCTGCCCACGACCGCTTCAGAGGCTTCAACTTCCCCCACTCTGCGGAGATGATGAAGATCTTCCACAAACGCTTCGGTCTGCACCAGTTCCGCTTCAATCAGCTGGAGGCCATCAACGCCACCATCCTGGGGCAAGACACCTTTGTCCTCATGCCAACAG GTGGCGGTAAAAGTCTGTGCTACCAGCTGCCCGCCTGTATTTCAGCTGGTGTTTCTGTGGTGATCTCACCACTCAAGTCACTGATTGTGGACCAACTGCAGAAGCTCACAACTCTGGGT ATCCCGGCCACCAGTCTGTCTGGTGACAAGAAAGATGGTGAAGCAAGCCGCATCTACATGCAGCTGTCCAAAAAGGACCCGCACCTCAAGATGCTCTACGCCACACCCGAGAAG ATCTCTGCGAGTGGCAGGCTGATCAGCGCTCTACAGAACCTGTTTGAGAGGGGACTCCTGGCTCGCTTTGTTATTGATGAGGCACATTGCGTTAGTCAG tggGGTCATGATTTCCGTCCGGACTACAAGCGTCTGAACGAGCTACGTCAGAAATTCCCCCGTGTGCCCATCATGGCTCTGACTGCCACCGCTACTCCTCGCGTGCAGAAGGACATCCTCAACCAGCTCATGATGAGCTCTCCTCAGGT cttcagcatgaGTTTCAATCGGCACAATCTGAAGTACACTGTGATCCCCAAGAAACCCAAGAAGGTGGATGTGGACTGCATTGAGTGGATCCAGAAACACTTCCCTC GTGGCTCTGGTATTGTGTACTGCTTGTCGAGGAACGACTGTGATGCCATGGCAGACAGTCTCCAGAGGGCGGGCATTGCAGCTCTGGCGTACCATGCAGGCCTCAACGACAGCGACCGTGAATACGTGCAGAGCAAGTGGATCAACCAGGACGGATGCCAG GTCATCTGTGCCACCATTGCCTTTGGCATGGGCATTGACAAGCCTGACGTGCGTTACGTGATCCACGCCAGCCTGCCCAAGTCTGTGGAGGGCTACTACCAGGAGTCGGGTAGGGCGGGCCGAGACGGAGAGGTGTCCGAGTGCGTCCTCTTCTACTCCTACAACGACGTCATTCGCATCAAGAGGATCATCAGCA tGGACAAAGATGGCAACCGCCAGTCAAAGGCGACTCACTTCAATAACCTGCACAGCATGGTGCACTTCTGTGAGAACATTGCGGAGTGCCGACGTATCCAGCTGCTGGCTTACTTTGGGGAGCACAAGTTCAACAGCAGCTTCTGCAAGGAGCACCCGGAGGTCATCTGCGACAACTGCGCCAGACCCAAT aaATACAAGGTGAGGAACGTGACGGAGGACGTGAAGAAGATCGTGAAGTTTGTGCAGGTGAACTGTGAGAAGGTGAGCCAGTACGGCTACAACAGGTCTAGCGGCCAGCAGAGCCGCCTCACACTCAACATGCTCGTCGACATCTTCATCG gcCATAAGAGTGCGCGTGTGCAGACCGGGATGTTTGGCATGGGGGCGGCTTATACTCGCCACAACGCGGACCGTCTCTTCAAGAAGCTGGTGCTGGATAATGTCCTCATGGAGGACCTGTACATCGGCCAGAACGGCCAGGCTGTCGCATACATCTCAGCCGGTCCCAAGGCCACCAACGTGGTCAATGGATTCATGCAG GTGGAGTTCTACGAGACGGAGAACGCGTCGAGCATCAGGAAGCAGAAGGCGGCGGTGACCAAGAGTGTGTCCAAGCGGGAGGAGATGGTGAGCCAGTGCCACGAGGAGCTGCTGGATCTCTGCAAGAAGCTGGGCAAGATCTTCGGCATCCACTACTACAACATCTTCTCCATACAGACGGTCAAGAAGATCGCAC AGACCCTGTCTGCAGACCCAGAGGTCCTTCTGCAGATAGATGGTGTGACAGAGGACAAGCTGGAGAAGTACGGAGCAGACCTTATCCAGCTACTGCAGAAATACTCAGAGTGGCAACTGcctg TGGAGGACCAGGCTGAGAGCTCGGGCTGGATCGACACGGCTCAGGGCCGCGATGAAGACGATGAGGAGATGGACGACGATGAAGACGAGTCCTCTACCTACTTCCAGAGCGGCGGTGGCGGCCGGGGCCGCGGAGGGGCCAAGAGGAAGAAAGGCGGCTACTCCAGGAAGcccaagaggaagagggggagctaCCAGAACCAGGCATCCTCTGCCAAAGG tggctACAGTAACAGCTCATGGGGGTCCGCTGGCTCCTCCAGTAGGGGGGGCTATAGGGCACGAGGACGTGGAGGCTCTGCAGGGGGGCGAGGGGCATCGGGGGGGCGTGGGAGGGGCAGTGCCCCCCAGTCTGCCCCCGCTGCGGGCAGGAGACCCGGCTTCATGGCCATGCCTACACCGCAGAGTGCAGCTCGGCCCTTCCTCAAACCTGCCTTCTCGCACATGCCCTGA
- the blm gene encoding recQ-like DNA helicase BLM isoform X1 codes for MPGIPQNNLKEQLERHNNAVQSKLSLAKPKPGSFTFKKKSTSSAFNTEGESQVTELCGLSNRNVNVPTNSAVTKPPLTFSTKPAKPAPKFNFFAPNPRSKPQAVVLPPNPFAVNKPSPVQATLSLSSALGKDVTEKPTANKLAAQTLPQIANFNNDKPAAPASKSVLQDSFQTDWDDFDDFETPKTTPKSSRTLHAPATSNSQSASPITPVKLFHEGIEKQSDNKRTEASKSFDFKTTNNGCAEPVISRSGSPELPAAFNNLDNEVEFDIPSGQEDCAGAYPDETDLGDSPVKISKKKKPAHRRATVLSDSEGEADFLPEPLDKLKDNGPICIQDTQTDGFNPNVIDIDERSRESRGDLDFIPPSPPPEESSPSLRLSKPSPQSSTSHRESPTNLPGVSRAQFKDNKGPAAKPDDALFSLMETICNLVDSIPEHELIGLSCGTELLLQRAQRKRILASGGLSGPRTSMPDKGISGTPNFKPPFRSSSTFDTPCRKSAMVSPFTEQFKDRASKGAMVSPFAEQFKDSASKGFQFRKSISSVLPIDSSMDYDASVFEGDSSCFIKDVQTPGSSSAAKPRVTETTSRPSSSFSFWTTDDEPNDDFPSRPCSQQSDVQIVDDEEHQDLFYSPRKSSNGAASSAGHRAGTSSSNNNSNNNNKPPPGHANTWADEGADGDDFYIDDFDIDEFEEADLPDYFDEPPPPVASTSRQSSVIREGGPVKSSQARNSFTTPTPTPKPTPAVAPSPKPSKPTSPETNFRNPAHDRFRGFNFPHSAEMMKIFHKRFGLHQFRFNQLEAINATILGQDTFVLMPTGGGKSLCYQLPACISAGVSVVISPLKSLIVDQLQKLTTLGIPATSLSGDKKDGEASRIYMQLSKKDPHLKMLYATPEKISASGRLISALQNLFERGLLARFVIDEAHCVSQWGHDFRPDYKRLNELRQKFPRVPIMALTATATPRVQKDILNQLMMSSPQVFSMSFNRHNLKYTVIPKKPKKVDVDCIEWIQKHFPRGSGIVYCLSRNDCDAMADSLQRAGIAALAYHAGLNDSDREYVQSKWINQDGCQVICATIAFGMGIDKPDVRYVIHASLPKSVEGYYQESGRAGRDGEVSECVLFYSYNDVIRIKRIISMDKDGNRQSKATHFNNLHSMVHFCENIAECRRIQLLAYFGEHKFNSSFCKEHPEVICDNCARPNKYKVRNVTEDVKKIVKFVQVNCEKVSQYGYNRSSGQQSRLTLNMLVDIFIGHKSARVQTGMFGMGAAYTRHNADRLFKKLVLDNVLMEDLYIGQNGQAVAYISAGPKATNVVNGFMQVEFYETENASSIRKQKAAVTKSVSKREEMVSQCHEELLDLCKKLGKIFGIHYYNIFSIQTVKKIAQTLSADPEVLLQIDGVTEDKLEKYGADLIQLLQKYSEWQLPVEDQAESSGWIDTAQGRDEDDEEMDDDEDESSTYFQSGGGGRGRGGAKRKKGGYSRKPKRKRGSYQNQASSAKGGYSNSSWGSAGSSSRGGYRARGRGGSAGGRGASGGRGRGSAPQSAPAAGRRPGFMAMPTPQSAARPFLKPAFSHMP; via the exons ATGCCGGGCATTCCACAGAATAATTTGAAAGAACAACTTGAAAGACACAACAATGCTGTTCAGAGCAAGTTATCACTGGCTAAACCAAAACCTGG GTCTTTTACCTTCAAGAAGAAGTCCACATCCTCTGCCTTTAACACGGAAGGGGAATCACAGGTAACGGAGTTATGTGGTCTATCAAACCGGAATGTCAATGTTCCTACTAACAGTGCAGTAACCAAACCCCCTTTGACGTTTTCAACCAAGCCTGCAAAGCCAGCACCCAAATTCAACTTCTTTGCGCCCAACCCGAGAAGCAAGCCTCAAGCAGTCGTGCTTCCACCAAACCCCTTTGCCGTGAACAAACCCTCCCCAGTACAGGCGACTCTCAGCCTTTCCTCGGCTCTGGGTAAAGACGTGACAGAGAAACCAACGGCTAACAAACTTGCAGCACAGACGTTACCTCAGATCGCAAATTTCAACAATGACAAACCTGCTGCGCCAGCAAGCAAATCAGTTTTGCAGGACAGCTTCCAGACGGACTGGGATGACTTTGATGATTTTGAGACGCCAAAGACGACACCAAAATCCAGCAGAACACTACACGCCCCTGCTACAAGCAACTCACAGTCCGCGAGCCCCATTACCCCAGTAAAACTATTTCATGAAGGCATTGAAAAGCAGAGTGACAACAAGAGAACTGAAGCAAGCAAAAGTTTTGATTTCAAAACTACCAACAATGGCTGCGCAGAACCCGTCATCAGCAGAAGTGGTTCTCCAGAGCTTCCTGCAGCCTTCAACAATCTGGACAATGAGGTTGAATTCGACATACCTAGTGGCCAGGAGGATTGCGCTGGCGCATACCCAGATGAAACAGATCTGGGAGACTCCCCTGTGAAGATCTCCAAGAAAAAGAAGCCAGCACACAGAAGAGCAACTGTGCTGAGTGACAGTGAGGGCGAGGCGGATTTCCTTCCAGAGCCATTGGACAAACTGAAAGATAACGGCCCTATATGCATTCAAG ATACCCAAACTGATGGCTTCAATCCAAATGTCATTGACATTGATGAGCGATCAAGGGAGTCGAGGGGAGATCTGGACTTCATACCGCCATCCCCTCCTCCTGAGGAGAGCAGCCCTTCACTCAGGCTGAG CAAACCCAGCCCCCAGAGTTCCACATCTCACAGAGAGTCTCCCACAAATCTCCCAGGAGTCTCTCGTGCCCAGTTCAAAGACAacaaag GGCCTGCTGCTAAACCGGACGATGCCCTCTTCAGTCTGATGGAGACCATATGTAACCTGGTGGACTCTATACCTGAGCACGAACTCATCGGCCTCAGCTGTGGCACCGAGCTCCTCCTGCAGCGAGCCCAGAG GAAAAGAATTCTTGCCAGTGGAGGACTGTCGGGGCCAAGGACGTCCATGCCAGACAAGGGTATTTCCGGTACACCAAATTTTAAGCCGCCGTTCCGGTCTAGTTCTACTTTCGACACACCCTGCCGTAAGTCAGCCATGGTATCACCTTTTACTGAACAGTTTAAGGACCGTGCGAGCAAAGGTGCCATGGTGTCTCCTTTCGCCGAACAGTTCAAGGACAGTGCGAGCAAGGGCTTCCAGTTCCGCAAGTCCATCTCCTCTGTCTTGCCCATAGACTCCTCGATGGACTACGACGCCAGCGTGTTTGAAGGAGACTCCAGCTGTTTCATCAAAGACGTGCAGACGCCTGGCTCCTCGTCTGCTGCTAAGCCCCGTGTCACCGAGACAACCAGCAGGCCTTCCAGCAGCTTCAGCTTCTGGACCACTGATGATGAGCCGAATGATGACTTTCCCTCCAGGCCGTGCTCACAGCAGTCTGATGTTCAGATAGTGGACGATGAGGAGCATCAGGATTTGTTTTATTCACCCAGGAAGTCCTCTAATGGTGCTGCGTCGTCAGCAGGACACAGGGCGGggaccagcagcagcaacaacaacagcaacaacaacaacaaaccgcCGCCAGGCCACGCAAACACGTGGGCGGACGAGGGAGCGGACGGGGACGACTTTTACATTGATGACTTTGACATCGACGAGTTTGAGGAGGCGGATCTCCCTGACTACTTTGATGAACCTCCTCCCCCAGTAGCCAGCACGTCCAGGCAGAGCTCTGTGATCCGAGAGGGCGGCCCTGTCAAGTCCTCGCAGGCCAGGAACTCTTtcaccaccccaaccccaacaccAAAACCCACGCCTGCTGTCGCTCCTTCTCCAAAACCCTCCAAGCCCACCTCCCCAG AGACCAATTTCCGCAACCCTGCCCACGACCGCTTCAGAGGCTTCAACTTCCCCCACTCTGCGGAGATGATGAAGATCTTCCACAAACGCTTCGGTCTGCACCAGTTCCGCTTCAATCAGCTGGAGGCCATCAACGCCACCATCCTGGGGCAAGACACCTTTGTCCTCATGCCAACAG GTGGCGGTAAAAGTCTGTGCTACCAGCTGCCCGCCTGTATTTCAGCTGGTGTTTCTGTGGTGATCTCACCACTCAAGTCACTGATTGTGGACCAACTGCAGAAGCTCACAACTCTGGGT ATCCCGGCCACCAGTCTGTCTGGTGACAAGAAAGATGGTGAAGCAAGCCGCATCTACATGCAGCTGTCCAAAAAGGACCCGCACCTCAAGATGCTCTACGCCACACCCGAGAAG ATCTCTGCGAGTGGCAGGCTGATCAGCGCTCTACAGAACCTGTTTGAGAGGGGACTCCTGGCTCGCTTTGTTATTGATGAGGCACATTGCGTTAGTCAG tggGGTCATGATTTCCGTCCGGACTACAAGCGTCTGAACGAGCTACGTCAGAAATTCCCCCGTGTGCCCATCATGGCTCTGACTGCCACCGCTACTCCTCGCGTGCAGAAGGACATCCTCAACCAGCTCATGATGAGCTCTCCTCAGGT cttcagcatgaGTTTCAATCGGCACAATCTGAAGTACACTGTGATCCCCAAGAAACCCAAGAAGGTGGATGTGGACTGCATTGAGTGGATCCAGAAACACTTCCCTC GTGGCTCTGGTATTGTGTACTGCTTGTCGAGGAACGACTGTGATGCCATGGCAGACAGTCTCCAGAGGGCGGGCATTGCAGCTCTGGCGTACCATGCAGGCCTCAACGACAGCGACCGTGAATACGTGCAGAGCAAGTGGATCAACCAGGACGGATGCCAG GTCATCTGTGCCACCATTGCCTTTGGCATGGGCATTGACAAGCCTGACGTGCGTTACGTGATCCACGCCAGCCTGCCCAAGTCTGTGGAGGGCTACTACCAGGAGTCGGGTAGGGCGGGCCGAGACGGAGAGGTGTCCGAGTGCGTCCTCTTCTACTCCTACAACGACGTCATTCGCATCAAGAGGATCATCAGCA tGGACAAAGATGGCAACCGCCAGTCAAAGGCGACTCACTTCAATAACCTGCACAGCATGGTGCACTTCTGTGAGAACATTGCGGAGTGCCGACGTATCCAGCTGCTGGCTTACTTTGGGGAGCACAAGTTCAACAGCAGCTTCTGCAAGGAGCACCCGGAGGTCATCTGCGACAACTGCGCCAGACCCAAT aaATACAAGGTGAGGAACGTGACGGAGGACGTGAAGAAGATCGTGAAGTTTGTGCAGGTGAACTGTGAGAAGGTGAGCCAGTACGGCTACAACAGGTCTAGCGGCCAGCAGAGCCGCCTCACACTCAACATGCTCGTCGACATCTTCATCG gcCATAAGAGTGCGCGTGTGCAGACCGGGATGTTTGGCATGGGGGCGGCTTATACTCGCCACAACGCGGACCGTCTCTTCAAGAAGCTGGTGCTGGATAATGTCCTCATGGAGGACCTGTACATCGGCCAGAACGGCCAGGCTGTCGCATACATCTCAGCCGGTCCCAAGGCCACCAACGTGGTCAATGGATTCATGCAG GTGGAGTTCTACGAGACGGAGAACGCGTCGAGCATCAGGAAGCAGAAGGCGGCGGTGACCAAGAGTGTGTCCAAGCGGGAGGAGATGGTGAGCCAGTGCCACGAGGAGCTGCTGGATCTCTGCAAGAAGCTGGGCAAGATCTTCGGCATCCACTACTACAACATCTTCTCCATACAGACGGTCAAGAAGATCGCAC AGACCCTGTCTGCAGACCCAGAGGTCCTTCTGCAGATAGATGGTGTGACAGAGGACAAGCTGGAGAAGTACGGAGCAGACCTTATCCAGCTACTGCAGAAATACTCAGAGTGGCAACTGcctg TGGAGGACCAGGCTGAGAGCTCGGGCTGGATCGACACGGCTCAGGGCCGCGATGAAGACGATGAGGAGATGGACGACGATGAAGACGAGTCCTCTACCTACTTCCAGAGCGGCGGTGGCGGCCGGGGCCGCGGAGGGGCCAAGAGGAAGAAAGGCGGCTACTCCAGGAAGcccaagaggaagagggggagctaCCAGAACCAGGCATCCTCTGCCAAAGG tggctACAGTAACAGCTCATGGGGGTCCGCTGGCTCCTCCAGTAGGGGGGGCTATAGGGCACGAGGACGTGGAGGCTCTGCAGGGGGGCGAGGGGCATCGGGGGGGCGTGGGAGGGGCAGTGCCCCCCAGTCTGCCCCCGCTGCGGGCAGGAGACCCGGCTTCATGGCCATGCCTACACCGCAGAGTGCAGCTCGGCCCTTCCTCAAACCTGCCTTCTCGCACATGCCCTGA